Proteins from a genomic interval of Prevotella sp. E13-27:
- a CDS encoding zinc ribbon domain-containing protein, translating to MSVLVSSCFYQGPYTSDAWSMTEEQLDSISFYTTHHYTRNFNFSVRSDSLLLIAQHPTEFINGLQVDSLYIRNSDKIVVADFATISNDSIDTLWVRVARDEETIGWIHENDLLNGVSPDTPIAQFIDIFSNTHLLVFVCILILALALFMFRRIKRLGSKIVYFNDIDSFYPTFLCLLIATSAVFYSSIQMFAPETWRHFYYHPTLNPFSVPLHIGLFLTSVWGLLISLIATLDDVRRHLAGWELISYLLGLAAVCGLLYIIFSITTLYYIGYLLYLALLTVCLRKYLFHTQVKYLCGNCGKCMPSKGICPHCGAMND from the coding sequence ATGTCAGTACTCGTGTCTTCATGTTTCTATCAAGGGCCATATACTTCAGATGCATGGAGCATGACAGAAGAGCAATTAGATTCGATATCTTTTTATACGACACATCATTATACCCGTAACTTCAATTTCTCTGTCCGTAGTGATTCGCTTCTTCTGATTGCCCAACACCCTACAGAGTTTATAAACGGTCTTCAAGTAGATTCTCTATATATTCGTAATTCTGACAAGATAGTAGTAGCAGACTTTGCAACTATATCAAATGACTCAATAGACACCTTGTGGGTTCGTGTAGCCCGTGATGAAGAGACAATAGGTTGGATTCACGAGAATGACCTTCTCAATGGTGTATCGCCAGACACACCGATAGCACAGTTTATAGATATATTCTCCAATACCCATTTGCTGGTGTTCGTATGTATTCTTATTCTTGCATTGGCTCTATTTATGTTCAGAAGGATAAAAAGACTTGGTTCGAAGATTGTCTATTTTAATGACATCGATTCTTTCTATCCCACATTCCTTTGCTTGCTCATAGCTACATCAGCTGTGTTCTACAGCTCTATTCAAATGTTCGCCCCTGAGACTTGGCGCCATTTCTATTATCATCCAACACTTAATCCATTCTCAGTTCCATTGCATATTGGCTTGTTCCTTACATCGGTCTGGGGACTTTTAATCTCCCTAATTGCGACTTTGGACGATGTTCGAAGACATCTTGCAGGATGGGAGTTGATATCATATCTGCTCGGACTGGCAGCGGTTTGTGGTTTACTATACATCATCTTCAGCATCACGACACTTTATTACATAGGGTATCTTCTTTATTTGGCATTGCTTACTGTATGTTTGCGAAAATACTTATTTCACACTCAGGTGAAATACTTATGTGGTAATTGTGGAAAATGTATGCCTTCTAAAGGCATCTGTCCTCATTGCGGAGCGATGAACGACTAG
- a CDS encoding PP2C family protein-serine/threonine phosphatase produces MAVKILSVDDEMDLELLLTQYFRRKIRKGEYEFVFAHNGLEALTMMLKHPDIEIILSDINMPEMDGLTLLAKINEMRNPALKVIMVSAYGDMGNIRQAMNNGAFDFATKPIDLDDLSITIEKAIEQIEYVHSMQAEHQQLESLKTDLAVASEIQQAILPRVFPPFEDLTQQIDIAASMVPAKDVGGDFYDFFRIDDEHIGFTIADVSGKGVPAAIFMAVSRTLIRATGLRGITPSECMTYVNRLLSAESVDCMFVTVFYGILNIHTGEIVYCNAGHNPPYVLKNNGKVEALPMSTNPMVGAVDGIDFQQEQLQLDKGDALVMFTDGVTEAMNVTFEEFSENRLEETLSTVVMHSGQEIIDTVKNNVSTFTDGAEQSDDITLLTIRRL; encoded by the coding sequence ATGGCTGTTAAGATATTAAGCGTTGATGACGAGATGGATCTCGAGTTGTTGTTAACGCAATATTTTAGAAGGAAGATACGCAAGGGCGAATATGAGTTCGTTTTTGCACATAATGGTCTTGAAGCATTGACAATGATGCTGAAGCATCCAGATATTGAGATAATACTCTCTGATATCAATATGCCTGAAATGGACGGACTCACTCTGTTGGCGAAAATCAATGAGATGCGCAATCCTGCTCTGAAGGTTATTATGGTAAGTGCCTATGGTGACATGGGTAATATTCGTCAGGCTATGAACAATGGTGCCTTCGATTTCGCTACCAAACCAATTGACCTTGATGACTTGAGCATAACTATTGAGAAGGCCATAGAACAGATTGAATATGTTCATTCCATGCAAGCAGAGCATCAGCAGCTTGAGTCTCTTAAGACTGATTTAGCAGTTGCCAGCGAGATACAGCAAGCCATACTCCCACGAGTATTTCCTCCCTTTGAGGATTTAACACAACAGATTGATATTGCTGCATCTATGGTACCTGCAAAGGATGTTGGTGGCGATTTTTACGATTTCTTCCGTATAGATGATGAACATATAGGCTTCACCATTGCCGATGTTAGTGGTAAAGGTGTTCCTGCAGCTATTTTTATGGCTGTAAGTCGAACATTGATACGAGCAACGGGACTTCGCGGCATTACTCCATCTGAATGTATGACATACGTTAATCGCCTGTTATCAGCAGAATCCGTTGACTGTATGTTTGTTACAGTATTCTATGGAATCTTGAATATCCATACTGGTGAAATAGTATATTGTAATGCTGGTCATAATCCGCCATATGTTCTGAAGAATAACGGAAAGGTTGAAGCCTTACCAATGTCAACGAATCCTATGGTTGGAGCTGTTGATGGAATAGATTTTCAGCAGGAGCAACTTCAATTAGATAAAGGTGACGCTTTGGTCATGTTTACTGATGGCGTTACTGAAGCCATGAATGTGACATTTGAAGAGTTTAGCGAGAATAGGCTTGAAGAAACTCTCTCTACTGTCGTGATGCATAGTGGTCAGGAAATTATTGATACAGTTAAAAACAATGTCTCTACATTTACTGACGGTGCTGAACAAAGTGATGATATTACGTTGTTGACAATTAGAAGACTGTGA
- a CDS encoding ATP-binding protein has product MKRILLFSLVLVFILPFSFGQTRQLGVPYFRNYTASDYDANNRNSDIVADNEGRVFIANFEGLLYYDQATWRMLHLRSLTRPTSLYLDSKNTLWVGGYNYFGHVVVADNGTIGLKDSENMSSLKGEVLKIWEEDGHIVFLANNDRVYRVNDNHLSLLRRHTSNNEDSVDLNDTQTITIDNGLKAVAKTGSGLFFYTDSGELLCNITEKNGLCSNNINRMVYNGKGLLWGVTDNGVFSMSMPTAYTYFSHNEGVQGEVYSMHIYNGLTYVGTTNGLYRQNGMSFEHIEGINHLCWALTEKDGILLVASEGGLYSVDKNEHIRQINEYDTKSILVNDDVFITGEGKGVFLNKLSGERYKISPQKNVTQILKDGHDCMWLKTIYGEIWYRTKNQSLFSKYTKNINKDGSNSLMQATLVKIGNDVVVVDAIDTEPFLYPQFSYTDFSGNTWLTDKENNNLYVWKNGQRQESFDAFLYPLRDVVIRTMFIYKSQIWLGGESGVTVIDRSVKDPAINNVPKVRICSVIANGDSVVWGGFGECPKKLPTLESNQRNIYFTFAIDNPTMLGRAQYKYRMDDHEWSAATDQHFALFNDQRPGEHVFQVKAVDAMGREIDAVSIKFEILAPFYIKWYMNVLYLIVIAFFIYLLVRYRISHLEREKLRLESVVNERTAEIVKQRDEIVKQKDEIEEKSRSLESALDELGQAQNELIRQEKMAMVGKLTQGLIDRILNPLNYINNFAKLSIGLVKDVKTNIEDEKEHMSEDNYEDTVDVLGMLSSNLEKVGEHGQNTTRTLKAMEEMLKDRSGGIVPMNLAIVLRQNEEMFSNYYAKEIAAEGIKVTFNYPSVELPINGNAEMLSKCFMSMLANSVYAILKKSQREKYKPEITFSVTDDNINLIVTLRDNGIGIEETILNKVFDPFFTTKPTGEASGVGLYLSREIIQNHQGDISVKSVKNEYTEFTIVLPKNK; this is encoded by the coding sequence ATGAAACGCATTCTCCTATTTAGCTTAGTATTAGTTTTTATTCTGCCATTCTCCTTTGGTCAGACACGACAACTAGGCGTACCTTATTTCCGCAACTATACTGCTTCTGATTATGATGCGAATAATCGTAACAGTGATATTGTTGCCGATAATGAAGGTCGTGTGTTTATTGCTAATTTCGAAGGACTGCTTTATTACGATCAGGCTACCTGGCGCATGTTGCATCTTCGAAGTCTGACACGTCCTACGTCTTTGTATCTCGATTCAAAGAACACACTATGGGTAGGTGGCTATAACTACTTCGGACATGTTGTTGTTGCCGACAATGGTACAATAGGATTGAAAGATTCTGAAAACATGTCTTCACTTAAAGGCGAGGTACTTAAGATATGGGAAGAAGATGGACATATCGTTTTCTTGGCCAATAATGACAGAGTCTATAGAGTCAATGATAATCATTTGTCTTTACTTCGCAGGCATACTTCTAATAATGAAGACAGTGTTGACTTGAATGACACACAGACCATAACTATTGACAATGGTTTGAAAGCCGTAGCAAAGACTGGTAGTGGACTCTTCTTCTACACCGACTCAGGAGAACTCTTGTGTAACATAACGGAGAAAAACGGATTGTGTTCTAACAACATAAACCGTATGGTCTATAATGGCAAGGGATTACTCTGGGGTGTTACCGACAACGGTGTTTTCTCAATGTCAATGCCAACTGCATACACATATTTCTCACATAATGAAGGTGTTCAGGGAGAAGTGTATAGTATGCATATCTATAATGGCTTGACATATGTGGGCACTACCAATGGTCTTTATCGGCAGAATGGTATGAGCTTTGAGCATATTGAAGGCATCAATCACTTGTGCTGGGCTTTGACAGAAAAAGATGGTATTTTGCTGGTTGCCAGTGAAGGCGGTCTTTATAGTGTTGACAAGAATGAACACATTCGTCAGATAAACGAATACGACACAAAGTCTATTTTAGTAAATGACGATGTCTTTATCACCGGTGAAGGAAAGGGAGTCTTTCTTAACAAGCTGTCAGGTGAGCGCTACAAAATAAGTCCACAAAAGAATGTGACTCAAATTCTTAAAGACGGTCATGATTGCATGTGGCTCAAGACTATTTATGGCGAAATATGGTATCGCACCAAGAATCAGTCTTTGTTTTCAAAATATACCAAGAATATAAACAAAGATGGTAGCAACAGTTTGATGCAGGCCACATTAGTAAAAATTGGGAACGATGTAGTTGTCGTTGATGCCATCGATACAGAGCCTTTCTTATATCCTCAGTTCTCATATACTGATTTTTCAGGCAACACGTGGCTTACTGACAAGGAAAACAATAATCTATATGTGTGGAAGAACGGTCAAAGACAAGAATCTTTTGACGCTTTTCTATATCCTTTACGTGACGTTGTTATCCGTACAATGTTTATTTATAAAAGTCAGATATGGCTTGGTGGAGAATCGGGGGTTACTGTGATTGACCGTTCTGTTAAAGACCCTGCAATTAATAATGTTCCCAAGGTACGTATCTGTTCTGTAATAGCAAATGGCGACAGCGTTGTTTGGGGAGGATTCGGAGAATGTCCTAAGAAATTGCCAACGCTTGAAAGTAACCAAAGAAACATTTATTTTACTTTCGCAATAGATAATCCTACAATGTTGGGACGTGCCCAATATAAGTACAGGATGGATGATCACGAATGGAGTGCTGCCACGGACCAACATTTTGCTCTCTTCAATGACCAGCGTCCAGGAGAGCACGTTTTTCAGGTTAAGGCCGTCGATGCTATGGGACGAGAGATTGATGCTGTATCAATCAAGTTTGAGATTCTTGCACCATTCTATATAAAGTGGTATATGAATGTGCTATATTTGATAGTTATTGCCTTCTTCATATACCTTCTCGTTCGTTATCGTATTTCACATCTGGAGAGAGAAAAATTACGACTGGAGTCTGTCGTTAATGAGCGAACAGCTGAGATTGTGAAGCAGCGCGATGAAATCGTCAAACAGAAAGACGAGATTGAGGAGAAATCACGTAGTCTGGAGTCAGCACTTGATGAGCTTGGACAAGCTCAGAACGAGTTGATTCGTCAGGAAAAGATGGCTATGGTGGGTAAATTGACCCAAGGCCTTATTGACCGTATTCTCAATCCGTTGAATTACATAAATAACTTTGCCAAGCTCTCTATAGGTCTTGTGAAAGATGTTAAGACAAACATTGAGGATGAGAAGGAACACATGAGCGAGGATAACTATGAGGATACTGTCGATGTGCTTGGTATGCTATCTTCCAATCTTGAGAAAGTTGGTGAGCATGGTCAGAACACAACACGAACCCTTAAAGCTATGGAAGAGATGCTTAAAGACCGTTCAGGAGGCATAGTCCCAATGAACCTGGCTATAGTTCTTCGTCAGAATGAAGAGATGTTCAGCAACTATTATGCCAAGGAGATTGCAGCTGAAGGTATAAAGGTAACTTTCAACTATCCTTCAGTCGAATTACCTATCAATGGCAATGCTGAGATGTTGAGCAAGTGTTTTATGAGCATGTTGGCAAATTCAGTTTACGCTATCCTGAAAAAGTCACAGCGTGAGAAATATAAGCCTGAGATAACTTTCAGCGTGACTGATGATAACATCAATCTGATTGTTACATTACGTGATAACGGTATAGGTATTGAAGAAACGATTCTAAACAAAGTCTTCGATCCATTCTTCACTACAAAGCCTACAGGCGAAGCTTCTGGCGTAGGTCTTTATCTGAGTCGTGAAATCATACAGAATCATCAAGGCGATATTTCTGTGAAATCCGTCAAGAATGAATATACAGAATTTACCATTGTGTTACCTAAAAACAAGTAA
- a CDS encoding ATP-binding protein — translation MEQELEQLKEQLKKQEKLASLGLLSAGIAHEIQNPLNFVINFSKMSDKLLSDLTEIMEDNKDSLSDDDREEVDDILADLHENMAKIVEHGERAISIIRGILLVSRGKDGEFIPTDVCHIVHEYVWLSYHAMRANYKNFNVSIHESYEENLQPIMVIPQDISRAVLNVMNNACYAVWKKQQEQPDFMPQIDVTVKTEDSSLKIIIADNGEGMTDEVKQRLYENFFTTKPIGQGTGLGMNITRDIIENKHSGKLLFESTLGEGACFTFILPIKK, via the coding sequence ATGGAGCAGGAACTGGAACAATTAAAAGAGCAACTGAAGAAGCAGGAGAAACTTGCCTCGTTAGGTCTGTTAAGTGCAGGTATTGCTCATGAGATACAGAATCCTTTGAATTTTGTCATCAACTTCAGCAAGATGTCAGACAAGCTGTTGAGTGATCTGACTGAGATAATGGAAGACAATAAAGATAGTCTTTCAGATGACGATCGCGAAGAAGTTGATGACATCTTAGCTGACTTGCATGAGAATATGGCTAAGATTGTAGAACACGGAGAAAGAGCAATCAGCATCATCCGTGGAATACTGCTAGTTTCAAGAGGTAAGGATGGTGAGTTCATACCAACAGATGTATGTCATATTGTCCATGAATATGTGTGGCTCTCTTATCATGCCATGAGAGCAAACTATAAGAATTTCAATGTCAGCATCCACGAATCCTATGAGGAGAATCTCCAGCCCATAATGGTTATTCCACAGGATATAAGCCGTGCTGTTCTTAACGTCATGAACAATGCCTGTTATGCTGTTTGGAAGAAACAGCAGGAGCAACCCGACTTCATGCCTCAGATTGACGTGACCGTGAAGACAGAGGATAGCTCCCTGAAGATTATCATTGCCGACAATGGTGAAGGCATGACCGATGAGGTTAAGCAACGCCTTTACGAGAATTTCTTTACAACAAAGCCCATTGGGCAGGGTACAGGATTAGGCATGAACATCACTCGTGACATTATTGAAAACAAACATAGCGGCAAACTTCTTTTTGAGTCAACACTCGGAGAAGGTGCTTGCTTTACATTCATACTACCAATTAAGAAATAG